Proteins encoded in a region of the Streptomyces sp. NBC_00513 genome:
- a CDS encoding SMC family ATPase, with protein MRLHRLKVTAFGPFAEPQEIDFDALSGAGVFLLHGPTGAGKTSVLDAVCYALYASVPGVRQNPGNSLRSDHAAPETPTEVTLELTAGGRRLEITRRPEQDRPKKRGTGTTKDKAQSWLREYDGENWTALSRSHQEIGEEVEQLLGMSRDQFCQVVLLPQGEFAQFLRAGAEARGRLLGRLFDTRRFAAVETLLAERRRAAEAKVRAGDEKVLHTAQRLAQAAGDCADLRSWPLPRHQPGDPGLAEAIRAWAAVARCAARERLTVAEYALAAVESRYAAARRAAEDARELDRLQRRHAETTRRAALFAEAAPERERVRALLDRARRGALVAPALELRGAAAGAHLTAAHAESLARAELPPALAEAGTEQLATVEQRLREELGAVGAAQRAEQRSAEIGRERATLDRESRDADEQHQESAEWLARWDATRTALVARADAAQQAATLAEQLAGRLEPARMHLSAARRRDALAADAEAASGDLLAVREESTAARERWLELKETRLRGIAAELAAALVAGEPCTVCGSAEHPEPARPAPGHVDRAAEDAAHARFEQAEERRATVERRLAAVREAESEAAAAAGDATTAELLARSADLSSRHAAAHADAAGLHAARERLARAEQEHAARSADRLDAERRAAARASRREALEREQASLEAELVLVRGDAPSVAARARILEDRIRMVTGAAASLRRAETTAARLKEADDQLADAAFKAGFDTTDAAADAVLPEYERTALQHRLDSWQAEEAMLADRRGESETAAAATLPPADPHTAEAHADAAAARLRTAGSAVDAARVRCAELDRLSRQAEQELRALGPLREAYDRVARLAGLTAGTSADNERKMRLESYVLAARLEQVAAAATVRLLRMSGGRYTLVHSDARASGRGRSGLGLHVVDAWTGIERDTATLSGGETFFASLALALGLADVVTDETGGMRLDTLFIDEGFGSLDDQALDEVLDVLDSLRERDRSVGIVSHVADLRTRVQAQLEIVKQRGGSIVRHRTGGLRG; from the coding sequence ATGAGGCTGCACCGGCTCAAGGTCACCGCCTTCGGCCCCTTCGCGGAACCCCAGGAGATCGACTTCGACGCCCTCTCCGGCGCCGGCGTCTTCCTCCTGCACGGCCCCACCGGAGCGGGCAAGACCTCCGTCCTCGACGCGGTCTGCTACGCCCTCTACGCCTCCGTGCCCGGCGTCCGCCAGAACCCGGGGAACAGCCTGCGCAGCGACCACGCGGCCCCCGAGACCCCCACTGAGGTCACCCTCGAACTCACCGCGGGCGGACGCCGTCTGGAGATCACCCGGCGGCCCGAACAGGACCGGCCGAAGAAACGCGGCACGGGCACGACCAAGGACAAGGCGCAGAGTTGGCTGCGCGAGTACGACGGCGAGAACTGGACCGCGCTGAGCCGCTCCCACCAGGAGATCGGCGAGGAGGTCGAACAACTCCTCGGCATGAGCCGCGACCAGTTCTGTCAGGTGGTGCTGTTGCCGCAGGGGGAGTTCGCCCAGTTCCTGCGGGCCGGCGCCGAGGCCCGCGGCCGACTGCTCGGGCGGCTCTTCGACACCCGCCGCTTCGCCGCCGTCGAGACGCTGCTCGCGGAACGCCGCCGGGCCGCCGAGGCCAAGGTGCGCGCCGGTGACGAGAAGGTCCTCCACACCGCCCAACGTCTCGCCCAGGCCGCCGGGGACTGCGCCGACCTGCGCTCCTGGCCGCTGCCCCGCCACCAGCCCGGCGACCCCGGGCTCGCCGAGGCGATCCGGGCCTGGGCGGCCGTCGCACGGTGCGCCGCCCGGGAACGGCTGACCGTGGCCGAGTACGCGCTGGCCGCCGTCGAAAGCCGGTACGCCGCCGCCCGGCGGGCCGCCGAGGACGCCCGGGAACTCGACCGGCTCCAGCGCCGGCACGCCGAGACCACCCGCCGGGCCGCCCTGTTCGCCGAGGCCGCACCCGAACGGGAGCGGGTCCGGGCCCTCCTGGACCGGGCCCGTCGGGGTGCCCTCGTCGCCCCCGCCCTGGAACTGCGCGGAGCCGCGGCCGGCGCCCACCTGACCGCCGCCCACGCGGAATCCCTCGCCCGCGCCGAACTCCCCCCGGCCCTCGCCGAGGCCGGCACGGAACAACTCGCCACCGTCGAGCAGCGGTTGCGCGAGGAACTCGGCGCGGTCGGCGCCGCCCAACGCGCCGAGCAGCGCAGCGCCGAGATCGGTCGCGAACGCGCCACCCTCGACCGGGAGTCCCGGGACGCCGACGAGCAACACCAGGAATCCGCCGAGTGGCTCGCCCGCTGGGACGCCACCCGGACCGCGCTGGTCGCCCGCGCCGACGCCGCCCAACAGGCCGCCACCCTCGCCGAACAGCTCGCGGGCCGCCTGGAGCCCGCCCGGATGCACCTCAGCGCCGCCCGGCGACGTGACGCCCTCGCCGCCGACGCCGAAGCCGCCTCGGGCGACCTGCTGGCCGTACGCGAGGAGTCCACCGCCGCCCGGGAACGTTGGCTGGAGCTGAAGGAGACCCGACTGCGCGGGATCGCCGCCGAACTCGCCGCGGCGCTGGTGGCGGGGGAGCCCTGCACGGTGTGCGGATCGGCGGAGCACCCCGAGCCGGCCCGCCCCGCGCCCGGGCACGTCGACCGGGCCGCCGAGGACGCCGCCCACGCCCGCTTCGAGCAGGCCGAGGAACGCAGGGCCACCGTCGAGCGGAGACTGGCCGCCGTGCGGGAGGCCGAGTCCGAGGCCGCCGCCGCGGCCGGGGACGCCACCACCGCCGAACTGCTCGCGCGGAGCGCCGACCTGAGCTCCCGTCACGCGGCCGCCCACGCCGACGCCGCCGGACTGCACGCCGCCCGCGAGCGCCTCGCACGCGCCGAGCAGGAGCACGCCGCGCGCAGCGCCGACCGGCTCGACGCCGAGCGCCGGGCCGCCGCGCGGGCCTCCCGCCGCGAGGCCCTCGAACGGGAACAGGCCTCCCTGGAAGCCGAACTGGTCCTCGTACGGGGCGACGCGCCCAGCGTCGCGGCCCGCGCCCGGATCCTGGAGGACCGGATCCGGATGGTCACCGGCGCCGCCGCGTCCCTGCGCCGCGCCGAGACGACCGCCGCCCGCCTTAAGGAGGCCGACGACCAGCTCGCCGACGCCGCCTTCAAGGCCGGCTTCGACACCACCGACGCGGCGGCCGACGCCGTGCTCCCCGAGTACGAACGCACCGCGCTCCAGCACCGGCTGGACTCCTGGCAGGCCGAGGAGGCCATGCTCGCCGACCGCCGCGGCGAGAGCGAGACCGCCGCCGCGGCGACCCTGCCGCCCGCCGACCCGCACACCGCCGAGGCACACGCGGACGCGGCCGCCGCGAGGCTGCGCACGGCCGGCTCCGCCGTCGACGCCGCCCGGGTGCGCTGCGCCGAACTGGACCGGCTCTCCCGGCAGGCCGAGCAGGAACTGCGGGCCCTGGGCCCGCTGCGCGAGGCCTACGACCGGGTGGCCCGGCTCGCCGGACTCACCGCGGGCACCTCCGCCGACAACGAGCGCAAGATGCGGCTGGAGTCGTACGTCCTGGCCGCCCGACTGGAGCAGGTCGCCGCGGCCGCGACGGTGCGGCTGCTGCGCATGTCCGGCGGCCGTTACACGCTCGTCCACTCCGACGCGAGGGCGAGCGGCCGGGGCCGCTCCGGCCTGGGGCTCCACGTGGTGGACGCCTGGACCGGCATCGAGCGGGACACCGCCACCCTGTCCGGAGGCGAGACCTTCTTCGCCTCGCTCGCGCTCGCCCTCGGGCTGGCCGACGTGGTCACCGACGAGACCGGCGGGATGCGCCTCGACACCCTGTTCATCGACGAGGGGTTCGGCAGCCTCGACGACCAGGCCCTGGACGAGGTCCTCGACGTGCTGGACTCGCTGCGCGAGCGGGACCGCAGCGTCGGGATCGTGAGCCACGTCGCCGATCTGCGGACCCGGGTCCAGGCCCAGCTGGAGATCGTCAAGCAGCGCGGCGGCTCGATCGTGCGCCACCGTACCGGCGGTCTCAGGGGCTGA
- a CDS encoding exonuclease SbcCD subunit D: MKFLHTSDWHLGRSFHRVNMLGAQATFIDHLVATVEEHEVDAVLVAGDIYDRAVPPLPAVELYDRALHRLAALGVPTVMISGNHDSARRLGVGAGLIDRAGIFLRTDPAGCADPVVLSDAHGDVALYGLPYLEPALVKDTLGADRVGHEAVLGAAMRRIRADLAARAPGTRSIVLSHAFVTGGTASDSERDITVGGVEAVPADVFAGVDYAALGHLHGCQTINERVRYSGSPLAYSFSEADHRKTMWLIDLGAGGELTSAERIENPVPRPLARIRGRLDDLLADSALTRHENSWIEATLTDPARPEDPMARLAARFPHTLSLAFDPEGREEDGGISYAQRLKGRSDQEIAEDFVAHVRGGGSADEAERVVLQGAFDDVRAQARHEETAR; encoded by the coding sequence GTGAAGTTCCTGCACACCTCCGACTGGCACCTCGGACGCTCCTTCCACCGCGTGAACATGCTCGGAGCCCAGGCCACCTTCATCGACCACCTCGTCGCGACCGTCGAGGAGCACGAGGTCGACGCCGTCCTCGTCGCCGGCGACATCTACGACCGGGCCGTGCCCCCGCTGCCCGCCGTCGAGCTGTACGACCGGGCCCTGCACCGGCTCGCCGCACTCGGCGTACCGACCGTGATGATCTCCGGGAACCACGACTCCGCCCGCCGCCTCGGAGTCGGCGCCGGGCTGATCGACCGGGCCGGGATCTTCCTGCGGACCGACCCGGCGGGCTGCGCCGACCCCGTGGTGCTGTCGGACGCACACGGCGACGTGGCGCTGTACGGACTGCCCTATCTCGAACCGGCGCTGGTGAAGGACACCCTGGGAGCGGACCGGGTCGGTCACGAGGCGGTGCTGGGCGCGGCGATGCGTCGGATCCGGGCCGACCTGGCCGCCCGGGCACCCGGCACCCGCTCGATCGTCCTCTCCCACGCCTTCGTCACCGGGGGGACGGCCAGCGACAGCGAGCGCGACATCACCGTCGGAGGGGTCGAGGCCGTGCCCGCCGACGTCTTCGCCGGGGTGGACTACGCCGCACTCGGCCACCTCCACGGCTGCCAGACCATCAACGAACGGGTCCGCTACTCGGGTTCCCCGCTGGCCTACTCCTTCTCCGAGGCCGACCACCGCAAGACCATGTGGCTGATCGACCTCGGTGCGGGCGGCGAACTGACGAGCGCGGAACGGATCGAGAACCCCGTCCCGCGCCCCCTCGCCCGGATCCGCGGCCGACTGGACGACCTGCTCGCGGACTCCGCGCTCACCCGGCACGAGAACTCCTGGATCGAGGCCACCCTCACCGACCCCGCCCGGCCCGAGGACCCCATGGCGCGCCTCGCCGCCCGCTTCCCGCACACCCTCAGCCTCGCCTTCGACCCCGAGGGCCGCGAGGAGGACGGCGGGATCTCCTACGCCCAACGGCTCAAGGGCCGCAGCGATCAGGAGATCGCCGAGGACTTCGTCGCCCACGTGCGCGGCGGCGGATCCGCCGACGAGGCCGAACGGGTCGTGCTCCAAGGCGCCTTCGACGACGTACGGGCCCAGGCCCGGCACGAGGAGACCGCCCGATGA
- a CDS encoding YigZ family protein has protein sequence MTADQYVTVAREGVHESEINRSRFLCSLAPAATEQEAQAFIARIRKEHPTASHNCHAYVIGADASVQKASDDGEPGGTAGVPMLQMLTRRDIRYAVAVVTRYYGGVKLGAGGLIRAYGGVVGEALDALGTVTRRRYRLATVTVDHQRAGKTQNDLRSTGRTVVDLRYGTAVEIEVAIPEADLPAFEAWLADSTAGSATLTLGGETYAP, from the coding sequence GTGACGGCAGACCAGTACGTGACGGTGGCCCGCGAGGGCGTGCACGAGTCCGAGATCAACCGCTCGCGGTTCCTGTGCTCGCTCGCCCCGGCCGCGACCGAGCAGGAGGCGCAGGCGTTCATCGCGCGCATCCGCAAGGAGCACCCCACCGCCTCGCACAACTGCCACGCCTACGTGATCGGCGCCGACGCCTCCGTCCAGAAGGCGAGCGACGACGGGGAACCCGGCGGCACCGCCGGAGTCCCCATGCTCCAGATGCTCACCCGACGCGACATCCGCTACGCGGTCGCCGTCGTCACCCGCTACTACGGCGGCGTGAAACTCGGCGCCGGCGGCCTCATCCGCGCCTACGGCGGAGTCGTCGGCGAGGCGCTCGACGCCCTCGGCACCGTGACCCGCAGGCGCTACCGCCTGGCCACCGTCACCGTCGACCACCAGCGCGCCGGCAAGACCCAGAACGACCTCCGCTCCACCGGGCGCACCGTGGTCGACCTGCGCTACGGAACCGCGGTGGAGATCGAGGTCGCGATCCCCGAGGCCGACCTGCCCGCGTTCGAGGCCTGGCTCGCCGACAGCACCGCGGGCAGCGCCACCCTCACCCTGGGCGGGGAGACGTACGCCCCCTGA
- a CDS encoding CoA-binding protein: MYGDPATIRKILTELGDTWAVVGLSNNEDRAAYGVARVLQRYGKRVIPVHPKAETVHGERGYASLREIPFKVDVVDVFVNSALAGAVADEAVAVGAEAVWFQLDVIDEEACARTREAGLDMVMNRCPAIEIPAL; this comes from the coding sequence GTGTACGGCGACCCCGCGACCATCCGCAAGATCCTCACCGAACTCGGTGACACCTGGGCCGTGGTGGGCCTGTCCAACAACGAGGACCGGGCGGCTTACGGGGTGGCCCGCGTGCTCCAGCGGTACGGCAAGCGCGTGATCCCCGTACACCCCAAGGCGGAGACGGTGCACGGAGAGCGGGGTTACGCCTCGCTCCGCGAGATCCCGTTCAAGGTCGACGTGGTCGACGTCTTCGTGAACAGCGCCCTCGCCGGCGCCGTGGCCGACGAGGCCGTGGCGGTCGGGGCGGAGGCCGTCTGGTTCCAACTGGACGTGATCGACGAGGAGGCCTGCGCCCGTACCCGCGAGGCCGGTCTGGACATGGTCATGAACCGCTGCCCGGCGATCGAGATCCCGGCGCTCTGA
- a CDS encoding helix-turn-helix domain-containing protein: MSDLEELTQALARNLRRWRGERGFTLEALAARSGVSRGMIIQIEQARTNPSVGTTVKLADALGVSITTLLDRDRSPQVQVVLPGQGVRMWSTEGGSGATMLLGDDRRGPLEVWTYLLEPGEGTDSDAHPSGTLEMLHVTAGTLTLLVDGEAYTVPAGGAVSFEGNVPHTYRNDGTEPMEMTMAVSIPPVTGP, from the coding sequence TTGTCGGACCTAGAGGAGCTCACCCAGGCCCTCGCGCGGAACCTCAGGCGATGGCGCGGTGAGCGGGGCTTCACCCTGGAGGCGCTGGCGGCCCGGTCCGGGGTCAGCCGCGGGATGATCATCCAGATCGAGCAGGCCCGGACGAACCCCAGCGTCGGCACCACGGTCAAACTGGCCGACGCGCTCGGCGTCAGCATCACGACCCTGCTCGACCGCGACCGCAGTCCGCAGGTGCAGGTGGTACTGCCGGGGCAGGGGGTGCGGATGTGGTCCACCGAGGGCGGCAGCGGCGCCACCATGCTGCTCGGCGACGACCGGCGCGGGCCGCTGGAGGTCTGGACCTACCTCCTGGAACCCGGCGAGGGCACCGACTCCGACGCCCACCCGTCGGGGACCCTGGAGATGCTCCACGTCACGGCGGGCACCCTCACCCTCCTCGTCGACGGGGAGGCGTACACGGTGCCCGCGGGAGGGGCCGTCTCCTTCGAGGGGAACGTCCCGCACACCTACCGCAACGACGGGACCGAGCCCATGGAGATGACCATGGCGGTCTCGATCCCGCCGGTGACCGGGCCGTGA
- a CDS encoding DMT family transporter, producing MTTLFALATAVLWGLADFGGGLLTRRLPALTVVVVSQLVAVVVLGAVVLGTGAWHEAGPQLWFAVGAGLVGPLAMLAFYEALALGPMGVVSPLGSLGVIVPVGAGLALGERPGLGQFAGIAVAVGGIVLAGGPELRGAPVQRRAVVLTLVAAFGFGAVMALISHASTTLTGLFLALFVQRVTNVAAGGAALWVRTRRGAPALPADGGRAILWGLLPALAFVGLADVAANGTYSVAAQSGPVTVAAVLSSLYPVITALAAFVMLKERLRTVQAAGAGLALAGTVLLAAG from the coding sequence ATGACCACCCTGTTCGCCCTGGCCACAGCCGTGCTGTGGGGCCTCGCCGACTTCGGCGGCGGGCTGCTGACCCGCCGCCTGCCGGCGCTCACGGTGGTCGTGGTCTCGCAGCTCGTCGCCGTCGTCGTGCTGGGCGCGGTGGTCCTCGGCACCGGCGCCTGGCACGAGGCCGGGCCCCAGCTGTGGTTCGCCGTCGGCGCCGGACTGGTCGGCCCCCTGGCGATGCTCGCCTTCTACGAGGCGCTGGCGCTCGGACCGATGGGCGTGGTGTCCCCGCTGGGTTCGCTCGGCGTGATCGTGCCGGTCGGGGCCGGGCTGGCGCTGGGCGAGCGGCCCGGGCTCGGCCAGTTCGCCGGGATCGCCGTGGCCGTCGGGGGCATCGTCCTCGCCGGCGGCCCCGAGCTGCGGGGAGCACCCGTACAGCGCCGGGCCGTCGTGCTCACCCTGGTGGCGGCCTTCGGGTTCGGCGCGGTGATGGCCCTGATCTCGCACGCCTCCACCACCCTCACCGGCCTGTTCCTGGCCCTCTTCGTCCAGCGGGTGACGAACGTGGCCGCCGGCGGCGCGGCCCTGTGGGTCCGGACCCGGCGCGGCGCCCCCGCCCTTCCGGCGGACGGCGGGCGCGCGATCCTGTGGGGACTGCTGCCGGCGCTGGCCTTCGTTGGCCTCGCGGACGTAGCGGCGAACGGCACGTACTCCGTCGCCGCGCAGAGCGGCCCGGTCACCGTGGCCGCCGTGCTTTCCTCGCTCTACCCGGTGATCACCGCGCTGGCCGCGTTCGTGATGCTCAAGGAGCGGCTGCGGACCGTACAGGCGGCGGGCGCCGGACTGGCCCTGGCGGGTACCGTCCTGCTGGCCGCCGGGTAG
- a CDS encoding DapH/DapD/GlmU-related protein → MPKNQNTFSSLRRRVVNRAVHAGWRWMQRAGAVTAETPGRLRFDAIGPATRLAFPQGTIFGEPWIRLGDHCIIAEQVTLTAGMMPDLDLGPDPMLVLGNGVVLGRGSHVIADTRITIGDDTFCGPGVYITSTNHSYDDPHEPVGKQWPRSAPVEIGPGCWLGTGAVILPGARLGRNVVVAAGAVVRGEVPDHAVVAGAPARIVRRWEPETGWQPPLRTPTPVPIADGVTPGQLRALAELAEAEQRTSETAGDPA, encoded by the coding sequence GTGCCGAAGAACCAGAACACGTTCTCATCCCTGCGGCGTCGGGTGGTCAACCGCGCCGTCCACGCGGGCTGGCGCTGGATGCAGCGTGCCGGCGCCGTCACCGCCGAGACCCCCGGAAGGCTGCGCTTCGACGCCATCGGGCCCGCCACCCGCCTCGCCTTCCCGCAAGGCACGATCTTCGGCGAACCCTGGATCAGGCTCGGAGACCACTGCATCATCGCCGAACAGGTCACCCTGACCGCCGGGATGATGCCCGACCTCGACCTCGGCCCGGACCCGATGCTCGTCCTCGGCAACGGCGTGGTCCTCGGCCGGGGCAGCCACGTCATCGCCGACACCCGGATCACCATCGGCGACGACACCTTCTGCGGGCCCGGCGTCTACATCACCTCCACCAACCACAGCTACGACGACCCGCACGAACCCGTGGGCAAGCAGTGGCCGCGCAGCGCCCCGGTGGAGATCGGCCCGGGCTGCTGGCTCGGGACGGGCGCGGTGATCCTTCCCGGCGCCCGGCTGGGCCGCAACGTGGTGGTGGCCGCGGGGGCCGTCGTACGCGGTGAGGTACCCGACCACGCGGTGGTGGCGGGGGCGCCGGCGCGGATCGTGCGGCGCTGGGAGCCGGAGACGGGCTGGCAGCCGCCGCTGCGCACACCCACGCCGGTGCCGATAGCGGACGGGGTCACCCCCGGGCAGTTGCGGGCACTGGCCGAACTGGCGGAGGCGGAGCAGCGCACCTCCGAGACCGCGGGCGACCCGGCGTAG
- a CDS encoding gamma carbonic anhydrase family protein — translation MTQQAAQALVAGVGGRQPVIDPTAFTAPTSAVIGDVTLAAGASVWYSAVLRADCGPIALGADSNVQDNCTIHVDPGFPVSIGARVSIGHNAVVHGCTVEDDCLIGMGATVLNGAVIGAGSLVAAQALVPQGMVVPPGSLVAGVPAKVRRELTEEEREGIKVNALMYTELAKQHRASVTPDA, via the coding sequence ATGACGCAGCAGGCGGCCCAGGCACTCGTCGCGGGTGTGGGCGGACGGCAGCCGGTCATCGACCCCACCGCCTTCACGGCGCCCACCTCGGCGGTGATCGGCGACGTGACCCTCGCCGCGGGCGCGAGCGTCTGGTACTCGGCGGTGCTGCGCGCGGACTGCGGCCCGATCGCGCTCGGCGCCGACAGCAACGTGCAGGACAACTGCACGATCCACGTGGACCCCGGCTTCCCGGTCTCCATCGGCGCGCGCGTCTCCATCGGCCACAACGCGGTGGTGCACGGCTGCACCGTCGAGGACGACTGCCTCATCGGCATGGGCGCCACCGTGCTGAACGGCGCGGTGATCGGCGCCGGTTCGCTGGTGGCCGCGCAGGCACTGGTCCCGCAGGGGATGGTGGTCCCGCCGGGCTCCCTGGTCGCGGGCGTGCCGGCCAAGGTGCGGCGCGAGCTCACCGAGGAGGAGCGCGAGGGGATCAAGGTCAACGCCCTGATGTACACGGAACTGGCCAAGCAGCACCGCGCCTCGGTGACCCCCGACGCCTGA
- a CDS encoding DedA family protein, whose translation MHIQEWLETIPAVSVYLLVGLVIGLESLGIPLPGEIILVSSALLASQHGDINPVVLGLCAITGAIVGDSIGYAIGRRGGKPLLEKLGRRFPKHFGPEHVALAERSFDKWGMWAVFFGRFVALLRIFAGPLAGVLRMPYWRFLVANILGGILWAGGTTAVIYSVGIVAEPWLKRFSWLALAAALLFGLAVTLVVRGRMKKAAAQLRETESDVPAGRTPAARSSESTEPSAAPASSASSTSSAPTSARASD comes from the coding sequence GTGCACATCCAGGAATGGCTGGAGACGATTCCGGCGGTCAGCGTCTATCTCCTGGTGGGGCTGGTCATCGGACTGGAGAGCCTGGGCATCCCACTGCCCGGGGAGATCATCCTGGTCAGTTCGGCCCTGTTGGCCTCGCAGCACGGCGACATCAACCCGGTGGTGCTGGGGCTCTGCGCGATCACCGGGGCCATCGTGGGCGACTCCATCGGCTACGCCATCGGCCGGCGCGGCGGAAAGCCGCTGCTGGAGAAGCTCGGCCGGCGCTTCCCGAAGCACTTCGGGCCGGAACACGTGGCACTGGCGGAACGCTCCTTCGACAAGTGGGGCATGTGGGCCGTCTTCTTCGGCCGGTTCGTGGCGCTGCTGCGGATCTTCGCCGGACCGCTGGCGGGCGTGCTGCGCATGCCGTACTGGCGCTTCCTCGTCGCGAACATCCTGGGCGGCATCCTCTGGGCCGGCGGCACCACCGCCGTCATCTACTCCGTCGGGATCGTCGCCGAGCCGTGGCTGAAGCGGTTCTCCTGGCTGGCCCTGGCGGCGGCCCTGCTCTTCGGGCTGGCGGTGACGCTGGTGGTGCGCGGCCGGATGAAGAAGGCGGCGGCGCAGCTGCGGGAGACGGAGTCGGACGTACCCGCCGGGCGGACGCCCGCGGCCCGGTCCTCCGAGTCGACCGAGCCGTCGGCGGCGCCGGCGTCCTCGGCCTCCTCCACCTCCTCGGCGCCGACCTCGGCGAGGGCGTCGGACTGA